From a single Nicotiana tomentosiformis chromosome 2, ASM39032v3, whole genome shotgun sequence genomic region:
- the LOC104110907 gene encoding protein SMAX1-LIKE 3-like isoform X1, protein MRTGGCTIQQALTTEAAAVVKQAVQLAKRRGHAQVTPLHVANTMLSSSNGIFKTACLQSHSHPLQCKALELCFNVALNRLPASSSSPMLLGHGHHHQSQYPSISNALIAAFKRAQAHQRRGSIENQQQPLLAVKIELEQLIISILDDPSVSRVMREAGFSSPQVKTNVEQAVSLELCSQNPSPNSSKENSQVVTSSKVITPISVKDEDVMSVVESLMNKRKKSIVIVGECLDSLEGVIKGVMNKVDNRDVPQVLKEVKFISLPLLTFGNIQREEVEQRIGELTCLVKSLVAKGVVLYLGDLKWIADFRVNSCGGQGRISYYCSVEHMIMELGRLACSFGENENFWLVGIATFQTYMRCKSGNSSLESIWGLHPVTVPGGSLGLSLKPDSDTQNSAFNSESTLSSLPSWLQDEMQRNSTTPNNDQNCVSVKELHNKWITTCSSMHKQTKSFERSLSFPSSNANLDHNLPFWANRKTCETSLRIYIPDHNNDKGNNVALLSSTPNSTPNSASNSSDVIMEMECVPKLKEFNSENLNILSNALEEIVPWQKEIVHEIAATILQCRSGMIRRKEKSLNIDSEAKEETWLFFQGPDVQAKEKIARELAKVVFGSYSNFVSIALSSFKADSTEDFRNKRSRNEQSWSYIDKFAQAVVSSNNSRCVFFLEDIEQVDYFSQRGIKKAIERGIVTNSSGEELSLNDAIIILSCENFSSKSRACSPTVKQKSSEETTRSPCLSLDLNISIDYDQERDEDLSNIDDIGLLHSVDRCIFFQNSRAVEE, encoded by the exons ATGAGAACAGGAGGCTGCACAATACAACAAGCTCTAACAACTGAAGCAGCAGCTGTTGTAAAACAAGCTGTGCAACTTGCTAAACGTCGCGGCCATGCCCAAGTAACACCTCTTCATGTAGCAAACACTATGCTTTCTTCTTCAAATGGTATATTCAAAACAGCTTGTCTTCAATCTCATTCTCATCCCCTCCAATGCAAAGCCCTAGAGCTTTGCTTCAACGTTGCATTAAATCGTCTACCTGCATCGTCTTCTAGCCCCATGTTATTAGGCCATGGCCATCATCATCAATCTCAGTATCCTTCCATTTCTAACGCGCTTATTGCTGCCTTCAAGCGAGCCCAAGCCCACCAAAGGCGAGGGTCGATTGAGAATCAACAACAGCCTCTTTTAGCTGTGAAAATAGAGCTTGAGCAACTTATTATTTCTATATTAGATGATCCTAGTGTGAGTAGGGTTATGAGGGAAGCTGGTTTTTCTAGTCCTCAAGTCAAAACCAATGTGGAACAAGCTGTTTCTTTAGAGCTTTGCTCTCAAAATCCTTCTCCTAATTCAAGTAAAGAAAATAGCCAAGTAGTAACAAGTAGTAAAGTAATTACTCCTATTTCTGTTAAAGATGAGGATGTGATGAGTGTAGTGGAGAGTTTAatgaacaaaagaaagaaaagtattGTGATAGTTGGTGAATGTCTTGATAGTTTAGAAGGTGTGATTAAAGGGGTGATGAATAAAGTTGATAATAGAGATGTCCCTCAAGTTTTAAAAGAAGTGAAGTTCATTAGTTTACCACTTTTAACTTTTGGTAATATCCAAAGAGAAGAAGTTGAACAAAGAATAGGAGAGTTGACTTGTCTTGTCAAGAGTTTAGTAGCAAAAGGAGTTGTTTTGTACTTAGGAGATCTTAAATGGATTGCTGATTTTAGGGTTAATAGTTGTGGTGGGCAAGGGAGAATTAGCTACTATTGTTCTGTGGAGCACATGATTATGGAACTTGGGAGATTGGCATGTAGTTTtggggaaaatgaaaatttttGGCTTGTGGGAATTGCAACATTTCAAACTTACATGAGATGCAAAAGTGGTAACAGTTCATTGGAATCTATTTGGGGTCTGCATCCTGTTACAGTCCCTGGTGGCAGTTTGGGCCTCAGTCTTAAACCTGACAG TGATACACAAAACAGTGCTTTTAACAGTGAGTCTACGTTGTCAAGTCTACCTTCATGGCTTCAAGATGAGATGCAAAGAAATAGTACTACTCCTAATAATGATCAG AACTGTGTATCGGTCAAAGAGCTGCACAACAAGTGGATTACAACATGCAGTTCTATGCATAAACAGACTAAAAGTTTTGAAAGAAGTTTGTCCTTTCCTTCTTCAAATGCAAATTTGGACCATAATTTGCCATTTTGGGCCAATAGGAAAACATGTGAGACAAGTTTAAGAATCTACATTCCTGACCACAACAACGACAAAGGAAATAATGTTGCATTATTATCATCTACTCCAAACTCTACCCCTAATTCTGCTTCTAATTCAAGTGATGTTATTATGGAAATGGAGTGTGTTCCAAAGTTGAAGGaattcaattctgaaaatttgaacattTTGTCCAATGCATTAGAGGAAATAGTCCCATGGCAAAAGGAAATTGTCCATGAAATTGCTGCCACAATATTGCAATGCAGGTCTGGAATGattagaagaaaagaaaaatcacTAAATATTGATAGTGAAGCAAAAGAAGAAACTTGGTTATTTTTCCAAGGTCCTGATGTTCAAGCCAAGGAGAAAATTGCTAGAGAATTGGCAAAGGTTGTGTTTGGATCATATTCTAATTTTGTATCAATTGCTTTGAGCAGTTTTAAGGCAGATTCAACAGAAGATTTTAGGAACAAAAGGTCAAGAAATGAACAAAGTTGGAGCTACATTGACAAATTTGCTCAAGCAGTAGTTTCTTCTAATAATTCTCGTTGTGTTTTCTTCTTAGAAGATATTGAACAAGTGGATTATTTTTCTCAAAGGGGAATCAAGAAAGCTATTGAAAGAGGAATTGTCACAAATTCAAGTGGTGAAGAATTGAGTCTAAATGATGCCATTATCATTTTGAGTTGTGAGAATTTTAGTTCTAAGTCAAGAGCTTGTTCTCCTACTGTGAAGCAAAAATCATCTGAAGAAACTACAAGAAGTCCTTGTCTTTCTTTGGATTTGAATATCTCCATTGATTATGATCAAGAAAGAGATGAAGATTTGTCCAATATTGATGATATTGGGCTTCTTCATAGTGTGGACAGATGCATTTTTTTCCAAAATTCAAGAGCTGTAGAAGAATAG
- the LOC104110907 gene encoding protein SMAX1-LIKE 3-like isoform X2 encodes MRTGGCTIQQALTTEAAAVVKQAVQLAKRRGHAQVTPLHVANTMLSSSNGIFKTACLQSHSHPLQCKALELCFNVALNRLPASSSSPMLLGHGHHHQSQYPSISNALIAAFKRAQAHQRRGSIENQQQPLLAVKIELEQLIISILDDPSVSRVMREAGFSSPQVKTNVEQAVSLELCSQNPSPNSSKENSQVVTSSKVITPISVKDEDVMSVVESLMNKRKKSIVIVGECLDSLEGVIKGVMNKVDNRDVPQVLKEVKFISLPLLTFGNIQREEVEQRIGELTCLVKSLVAKGVVLYLGDLKWIADFRVNSCGGQGRISYYCSVEHMIMELGRLACSFGENENFWLVGIATFQTYMRCKSGNSSLESIWGLHPVTVPGGSLGLSLKPDSESTLSSLPSWLQDEMQRNSTTPNNDQNCVSVKELHNKWITTCSSMHKQTKSFERSLSFPSSNANLDHNLPFWANRKTCETSLRIYIPDHNNDKGNNVALLSSTPNSTPNSASNSSDVIMEMECVPKLKEFNSENLNILSNALEEIVPWQKEIVHEIAATILQCRSGMIRRKEKSLNIDSEAKEETWLFFQGPDVQAKEKIARELAKVVFGSYSNFVSIALSSFKADSTEDFRNKRSRNEQSWSYIDKFAQAVVSSNNSRCVFFLEDIEQVDYFSQRGIKKAIERGIVTNSSGEELSLNDAIIILSCENFSSKSRACSPTVKQKSSEETTRSPCLSLDLNISIDYDQERDEDLSNIDDIGLLHSVDRCIFFQNSRAVEE; translated from the exons ATGAGAACAGGAGGCTGCACAATACAACAAGCTCTAACAACTGAAGCAGCAGCTGTTGTAAAACAAGCTGTGCAACTTGCTAAACGTCGCGGCCATGCCCAAGTAACACCTCTTCATGTAGCAAACACTATGCTTTCTTCTTCAAATGGTATATTCAAAACAGCTTGTCTTCAATCTCATTCTCATCCCCTCCAATGCAAAGCCCTAGAGCTTTGCTTCAACGTTGCATTAAATCGTCTACCTGCATCGTCTTCTAGCCCCATGTTATTAGGCCATGGCCATCATCATCAATCTCAGTATCCTTCCATTTCTAACGCGCTTATTGCTGCCTTCAAGCGAGCCCAAGCCCACCAAAGGCGAGGGTCGATTGAGAATCAACAACAGCCTCTTTTAGCTGTGAAAATAGAGCTTGAGCAACTTATTATTTCTATATTAGATGATCCTAGTGTGAGTAGGGTTATGAGGGAAGCTGGTTTTTCTAGTCCTCAAGTCAAAACCAATGTGGAACAAGCTGTTTCTTTAGAGCTTTGCTCTCAAAATCCTTCTCCTAATTCAAGTAAAGAAAATAGCCAAGTAGTAACAAGTAGTAAAGTAATTACTCCTATTTCTGTTAAAGATGAGGATGTGATGAGTGTAGTGGAGAGTTTAatgaacaaaagaaagaaaagtattGTGATAGTTGGTGAATGTCTTGATAGTTTAGAAGGTGTGATTAAAGGGGTGATGAATAAAGTTGATAATAGAGATGTCCCTCAAGTTTTAAAAGAAGTGAAGTTCATTAGTTTACCACTTTTAACTTTTGGTAATATCCAAAGAGAAGAAGTTGAACAAAGAATAGGAGAGTTGACTTGTCTTGTCAAGAGTTTAGTAGCAAAAGGAGTTGTTTTGTACTTAGGAGATCTTAAATGGATTGCTGATTTTAGGGTTAATAGTTGTGGTGGGCAAGGGAGAATTAGCTACTATTGTTCTGTGGAGCACATGATTATGGAACTTGGGAGATTGGCATGTAGTTTtggggaaaatgaaaatttttGGCTTGTGGGAATTGCAACATTTCAAACTTACATGAGATGCAAAAGTGGTAACAGTTCATTGGAATCTATTTGGGGTCTGCATCCTGTTACAGTCCCTGGTGGCAGTTTGGGCCTCAGTCTTAAACCTGACAG TGAGTCTACGTTGTCAAGTCTACCTTCATGGCTTCAAGATGAGATGCAAAGAAATAGTACTACTCCTAATAATGATCAG AACTGTGTATCGGTCAAAGAGCTGCACAACAAGTGGATTACAACATGCAGTTCTATGCATAAACAGACTAAAAGTTTTGAAAGAAGTTTGTCCTTTCCTTCTTCAAATGCAAATTTGGACCATAATTTGCCATTTTGGGCCAATAGGAAAACATGTGAGACAAGTTTAAGAATCTACATTCCTGACCACAACAACGACAAAGGAAATAATGTTGCATTATTATCATCTACTCCAAACTCTACCCCTAATTCTGCTTCTAATTCAAGTGATGTTATTATGGAAATGGAGTGTGTTCCAAAGTTGAAGGaattcaattctgaaaatttgaacattTTGTCCAATGCATTAGAGGAAATAGTCCCATGGCAAAAGGAAATTGTCCATGAAATTGCTGCCACAATATTGCAATGCAGGTCTGGAATGattagaagaaaagaaaaatcacTAAATATTGATAGTGAAGCAAAAGAAGAAACTTGGTTATTTTTCCAAGGTCCTGATGTTCAAGCCAAGGAGAAAATTGCTAGAGAATTGGCAAAGGTTGTGTTTGGATCATATTCTAATTTTGTATCAATTGCTTTGAGCAGTTTTAAGGCAGATTCAACAGAAGATTTTAGGAACAAAAGGTCAAGAAATGAACAAAGTTGGAGCTACATTGACAAATTTGCTCAAGCAGTAGTTTCTTCTAATAATTCTCGTTGTGTTTTCTTCTTAGAAGATATTGAACAAGTGGATTATTTTTCTCAAAGGGGAATCAAGAAAGCTATTGAAAGAGGAATTGTCACAAATTCAAGTGGTGAAGAATTGAGTCTAAATGATGCCATTATCATTTTGAGTTGTGAGAATTTTAGTTCTAAGTCAAGAGCTTGTTCTCCTACTGTGAAGCAAAAATCATCTGAAGAAACTACAAGAAGTCCTTGTCTTTCTTTGGATTTGAATATCTCCATTGATTATGATCAAGAAAGAGATGAAGATTTGTCCAATATTGATGATATTGGGCTTCTTCATAGTGTGGACAGATGCATTTTTTTCCAAAATTCAAGAGCTGTAGAAGAATAG